A stretch of the Uranotaenia lowii strain MFRU-FL chromosome 3, ASM2978415v1, whole genome shotgun sequence genome encodes the following:
- the LOC129754019 gene encoding coagulation factor IX-like, translating into MFLRVVLALSWVGLVAGIFGGIQVQPGELPYNALISIRDTADRNVIYHSGSILNDRWILTAAHAVFADRNRLVAFGVTVGKYDMLQADQTEQTRGVKVVICHPEYNDAIVGMHDLALLRLLAPVSLNDFVKPVALERSTEYPSVWVGTVSGYGMVLSSGNSASFLSKLSVNLLSRAVCSSGQDFWNDGLICTDPGTCGGDSGAPLVERRGDFWIQIGLVSNGSQCVFYGSPVYYTFVSRYVGWINETIWQFEDDNDDDAAIRPSCSVLVVVLVSIWFWVLRS; encoded by the exons ATGTTCCTGAGGGTTGTCCTAGCGCTTTCTTGGGTTGGTTTAGTGGCTGGAATTTTCGGTGGAATCCAGGTTCAACCAGGCGAACTTCCGTACAATGCGTTGATATCCATAAGAGATACTGCCGACCGGAATGTAATATATCATAGTGGTTCGATCTTGAACGATCGCTGGATCCTGACGGCTGCCCATGCTGTTTTTGCTGATCGGAATCGGCTGGTGGCATTCGGAGTCACTGTTGGAAAATATGACATGTTACAGGCAGACCAAACTGAGCAGACTAGAGGAGTCAAGGTAGTAATCTGTCATCCCGAGTACAATGATGCTATTGTCGGAATGCATGATCTGGCGCTTCTAAGGCTGTTGGCTCCGGTGTCTTTGAACGATTTCGTTAAACCGGTAGCTTTGGAGCGCAGCACGGAGTATCCCAGCGTTTGGGTTGGAACGGTCAGCGGATACGGAATGGTTCTAAGCAGTGGCAACAGTGCTAGCTTCCTTTCG aaactatCGGTCAACCTTTTGTCACGGGCGGTTTGTTCTAGTGGGCAAGATTTTTGGAACGACGGATTAATCTGTACCGACCCAGGGACCTGTGGGGGAGACTCGGGGGCACCCCTGGTGGAACGACGGGGGGACTTCTGGATTCAGATTGGACTGGTTTCGAATGGGAGTCAGTGTGTTTTCTACGGCAGTCCTGTCTATTACACGTTTGTGTCCCGCTATGTCGGTTGGATCAATGAAACCATCTGGCAGTTTGAGGACGATAACGATGACGATGCAGCCATTCGACCAAGCTGTTCGGTGCTGGTGGTAGTATTGGTTTCGATTTGGTTTTGGGTTTTGAGATCGTAA